The Polyangium aurulentum genomic interval CGCGGCCCGGGATCGTGCAACGCCCTCATCGCGTCCCCGGAGCCCGCCTGCGTCGCCGCCTACGGCGACGATTGCGAGAAGCTCCTGGCCTGCGCCGCGGGCCATCCGCTCGCGATGCCGACGTGCGCGGCCGGCGAGGTGAACGTGGGCGCGCTCCGCCGCTGCCGGGCGCGCTGTGAAGAGGGCGCATGCCGCGAGGGTCGCTGCGTCGCGGAGCACGGGGTGAAGGTATGCGTTCCCTGATCCTGGTCGCATGTCTCGCGGCGGCGACAGGCTGTGACAAGATGCCCGATCCGCCGCAAGCCGCCCCTGCCCCTTCCGTCGCCGCGAAGAGCCCGCAGCCGAGCGGGATCGAGACGGCCGCCAAGGCGTACCTCGACGCCGCACGCACGCACGCCGAGACCTGCCTTTGCACCTCCGATCCCTTCGAGGGCCTGATACGCGACAACTGCAAGGCGGTGGGCCCGGAGATCGACGCGGTGCTCGCCGCGCGCGCGGCCGTCGACGCGCTCGAAAAGGATTTCGGCGCAATCGACCCCGCCGCGGGGGCGTTCCTGCGCGAGGCCCAGCTCCACGCCGGCTGGCTCGCCGATTACCGCACGACCCTCGAGGCGACCACGGGCAAGGACAAGATCGAGCGCAACCCGCGCCAGATCCGGGGCGGCAGCTTCGCCTACCAGCGCCTCGCCCGCGCGTGGAACGCCTGGCACCCGGACGCGCCGGTCTCGGGGATCGCCTACGACGAATACTGGCCCGGGAACGTGAAGGAGGCCGCGCAGCCCCTCTGGAAGGCCATCCAGAACGCGCAATGGTTCACCGACGACCCGACCACGATGCGCACGGACGGCAAGGGCGAGCCGCGCTACCTGCCGTGGATCGATTGCATCGACGGCCCCTGCCTCATCGGTTACTGAGAGAGGTTCTCCCGGAGAAACCCGAGGGCGCGCGGCCAGAGATCGTCCCAGTCCTCGGGGCGCATGAAGTGGTCGGACGCGGGGTATTCGACGTAGCCGACGTGCCTCGCGAGGTGCGGGTGCCCCTCGGCGAGGGTGCGCGCGAATTCGCGCGACCAGCGCGCGGGCACGTTCACGTCGCGGCCCGCGTTGAACATGAGCAGCGGGTGCCGCGCGCAATCGGTGGGGCGATGGACGGGCGCGTATCGCATCAGATCGCGGATCTCGTCCGTCACCGGGCCCGAGCGCGGCGTCCAGTCCGGTGAGCCCAGGATCGGCACCGTGGCCCTGACGCGCGGGTCCTCGGCCGCCGCCGCGAACGCGATGTACGCGCCCATCGAGATGCCCACGAGCCCGATGGGTCCGTGCCCCTCGCGCTCGAGGTGATGGATGATGCGACTGACCTCCGGCACCGCCTCGCGCAGCAGCCGCAAGAGCCGCACGTGCGATTCGGGCGGGCCGAGGTCGGCCATTTCATCGACCCACACGTCGCGCCGCGCACCGTGGTGGGGTGCGTCGAAACCGACGGCCGTGAGGCCATGATCTGCGATCGCTGTCATCTCCTTGCGATGCACCTCCATGCTCGTGCCGAGGCCGTGCATGACGATCACCGCCGGCCGGGGCCGGGGCTCGTGGTGCATTTTGAGGACGGGGATGTGGCCATCCACGAAAAACCGGTATTCGTCGGGCATGCGCCCCCAGTTTGCCGCAGATGGCCACCGAAATCGAGACGGCGGCGGCGATCAGGCCGGGACGGCCGGGTACTCCGGGCGATCCCAGTGCCGGTGCTGCGTGATCGCCTCGATGAAGGCCGTGATGAACGGCTTCAGATCGGAGGCGCCGCGCACGGTGACCACGCCCTTTTCGGAGAAGAGCTTGCCCGCCGCCTGCGCGCCCGCCACCGTCACGCCCTTGATCTGCGAGGCGGCGATGAGCTCCACGCCCTCGCCCGTCGCGCCGATCGGTTTGTGATGACGGTACGATTCGTTGAGGAAGTGAATGGGGTCGCCCATCTTCTTCATCGCCTCGACGCTCGCCGTGCCGCCGGGCACGTAGACCGCGTCGTAGAGGATGGAGCCGACGTGGATGCTCGAAAAGTCCACCTCGACCTGGCCTCCCTCGGCGGTCTTCACCGTGCCGAGCGTCGTCGATATCACGTGCGTCTCGGCCCCTTCCGCCGCGAGGGCCGCGCGCACGGCCGAAAGCTCGGCCTCGCTCACGCCATTCTCGGCGAGGATCGCGATCCGCCGCGTGCGAATGCCGGGCTTCGGCGTGTTCTCCTGGCTGAGCGCCGGGGACTTTTCGACCGAGCGCTTCGCCGACAGCTTCTGCGCCACCGCGTGCGCCGCGTTCTTCACGGTGGTGCCGAGGCCCGCGTGCGCGTGCATGCCGAGCCCGGCGGCGACCATGCGCGCGAAATCGGCGTCGACCCGGCCGAAGTGCTCGATCATGCGCTCGCGGATCGCCTTCGTCGCCACCTTCCCGAGCTCGAAGACGGCCGCCTTCACGATATGCTCCTTCTCGGGCATCGACATGCTCTCCCAGAAGAGCGTCGCCTGGCTGTAATGGTCGCCGAAGCTCTCGCTGCGCAGGCGCACCTTCGGAGCGTTGAGCTGCGCGGGGTAATGGACGAACCCGGCCGCGCCCGCCGCCATCGGGCAGCCGCCCCCGAGCGAGTTCGGCGAATAATTCACCCTGCCCCGCGGGATCCGGTGCTGGTGGAAGCCGTCCTGCTGGTTGTTGTCCACGCGCGCGACGGGCCGGTTGATCGGGATCTGCACGAAGTTCGGGCCCCCGAGGCGCGTGAGCTGCGTGTCGAGATACGAGAAGAGCCGCGCGTGCAGCAGCGGATCGTCGGTGAAATCGATCCCCGGCACCACGTTCTGGATGCAGAACGCGATCTGCTCGGTCTCGGCGAAGAAATTGTCGGGGTTCCGGTTCAGGGTCAGCTTTCCGACCCGACGCACCGGCACCAGCTCCTCGGGGATGATCTTGGTTGAATCGAGCAGATCGAACGCAAAATCGTCGGCCTGGTCCTCCTCGACGATCTGCAGGCCGAGCTCGTACTCGGGGTACGCGCCCGTCTCGATGGCCTTCCACAGATCGCGGCGGTGGAAATCGGGATCCTTGCCCGCGATCTTGAGCGCCTCGTCCCACACGAGCGAGTGGACGCCGAGCAGGGGCTTCCAGTGGAATTTCACGAACCGCGACTTGCCCTCGGCATTGACGAGGCGGAACGTGTGGACGCCGAAGCCCTCCATCATGCGAAAGCTGCGCGGGATCGCGCGGTCGGAGAGGTGCCACATGATCATGTGCATGCTCTCCGGCATGAGGGAGATGAAATCCCAGAACGTGTCGTGCGCCGACGACGCCTGCGGCATCTCGCTGTCGGGGTCGGGCTTGACCGCGTGGATGACGTCGGGGAATTTGATGCCGTCCTGGATGAAAAAGACCGGGATATTGTTGCCGACGAGATCGAAATTGCCCTCCTCGGTGTAGAACTTGGTCGCGAAGCCGCGGACGTCGCGCACCGTGTCCGCCGAGCCGCGCGAGCCGGCGACCGTCGAGAAGCGCACGAACACGGGCGTCTTCACCGAGGGATCTTGGAGGAATTTGGCCTTCGTCAGATCGGCGAGCGACTCGTACACCTGGAAGTAGCCGTGCGCGCCCGAGCCCCGCGCGTGGACGACGCGCTCGGGGATTCGCTCGTGATCGAAGCGCGTCAGCTTCTCGCGGAAGTGGAAGTCCTCGAGCAGCGTCGGGCCTCGGGCGCCGACCTTGAGCGAGTTGTCGGTGCTCTCGACGCGAATGCCTTGATCGGTCGTCAGATACGTGCCAGCCGTGGGGTTTTCGCGCTGCGGATCCAGATCCCGGTTCTTGCTGTGCTCGTCGACCCTGACGTCCTTGTCGTTCTTCATCATTCCCTCTCCCCTTCGCGCGCGATGGCATCGAGCGGTCCGCCGCTCCCGACGCGTGGGATTGGAGAGATGACACAACTTCAGCCGTCGAGCCTGCCCGGCAAACCGATTCTTGCCCGAGCACCAGGGTCCAATCCGCGAGCTATTCCGTCGCAGTCGGCTTCGCGATGCCCACGACGGAGTCGCTCGCGGGGGCTGGCGCGGACGCAGCGGCTCCAAGGTGGATGCGCCGCTCGACCTCGGCGAACTTCGCCTGCGCTTCGGGCTCGGGCCACACGAGCGAGACCACGATGCCGACCACGAACGAGAGCGGCACGGTGATGATGCCGGGATTCTTGAGCGGCAAGAGCGCGCTCGGCTTGTGCAATAGATCGACCTGAATGGTCGGCGAGAGCCAGATGAGCACCACCGCGCTGACGACGCCCGCGACCATCGCCGCAACCGCGCCGCGCGTGGTGAACTTCTTCCACGCAATCGACAGGAGCAGCACCGGGAAGTTCGAGCTCGCCGCGACCGCGAACGCGAGGCCCACCATGAATGCGACGTTCTGGCCCTTGAACAACAGGCCGAGCACCATCGCCACGACCGCGAGCACGATCGTCGCGACGCGCGCCACGCCGAGCTGCTCCCTCTCCGACACCTGGCCTTGCTTGATGACGCCCACCCACAGGTCGTGCGACAAGGCCGCCGCGCCCGAGAGCGTCAGGCCTGCGACGACCGCGAGAATGGTCGCGAAGGCAACGGCCGAGACAAACCCAAGGAAGGGCCGGCCGCCCACGGCCTCGGCGAGCAGGAGCGCGGCCATGTTGCCGCCCTTGTCGATCCCGGCGATCGCGGTCCGCCCGACGTGCACGCTCGCGCCGAAGCCGAGGATGAAGGTGACGAGATAGAAATACCCGATGAGGCCCGTCGCGTAAAAGACGCTCTTTCGCGCCGCCCGCGCGTCCGGCACCGTGTAGAAGCGCATGAGGATGTGCGGCAGGCCCGCGGTGCCGAACATCAAGGCGAGGCCGAGCGAGATGGCCTCGACGGGGCTCGAGACGAGCTTGCCCGGCGCGAGCACCTCGGGGCCATAGGTATCGGCCGCCTTCGCGAAGAGCGCGAGGGGGTTCATGCCGAAGGGCACGAGCGCGAGCAGCGCGAGGAGCGTGGCGCCGCCGAGCAAGAGGACGGCCTTGACGATCTGCACCCACGTCGTCGCGATCATTCCGCCGAAGAGCACGTAAAGGAGCATCACCGTGCCGACGACGAGCAGCGCGACCTCGTAAGGCAGCCCGAACATCATCTTGATGAGGTTGCCCGCGCCCACCATCTGCGCGATGAGGTAAAAGCAGATGACCGTGAGGCCTCCGACCGCGGAGGCGATGCGCACGGGCTTTTGCTTCAATCGGTAGGCGACGACGTCCGCGAAGGTGTACTTGCCCAGGTTCCTGAGCGGCTCCGCGATGAGGAACGTCACCACCGGCCAGCCGACGAGCCAGCCGACCGAATAGATGAGCCCGTCGAAGCCCGACATGGCCACGAGCCCCGCGATGCCGAGGAAGCTCGCCGCGCTCATGTAATCGCCGGCCAGCGCGAGCCCGTTCTGCAGGGCGGAGACGCCCCCGCCGGCCGCGAAGAACTCGCTCGTGGTCTTGGTCTTGCGCGCCGCCCAGCCGGTGATGCCGAGCGTGACGCTGATGAAGACCAGAAAGAACACGACCGCCGTCGCGCTCGGACGCCCGAGCGAGGTCTCGATGCCGTTCATGAGCCCTTCCCCCCCGAGATCTCGCGCAGGGCGCGATCGTAATGCTTGTTCGCCCAGCGAACGTAGACGCCCGTCAGCGCCCAGGCGAGGACGATGACCGCCGCGCCGAGCGCGATCCCGACCGAGAGGCCGGACCCGATGCGCGTCGCGAGCAGATCCTTGCCCCAGGCGACGAGCAGGATGAACCCGAAATAGACGACCATGGTGGCCGCCGTGAGCGCGATGGCGATGCGATCGCGCGCCTTTGCAATTCGCTCGAGATCGTCGGTCTTCACGCGCGCACCTCCGCGGAGAGCAATTCATCCATCACGTTCGGGTCGGCGAGCGCGGTCAGGTCGCCGAGGTTCTCGGTCTCGCCGCAGGCAATCTTGCGCAGGATGCGGCGCATGATCTTGCCCGAGCGCGTCTTCGGCAATCCGGAGACCACGCGCACCCCGTCGGGGGCGGCGATCGGGCCGATGGCGTGGCGGACCTGCTCCTTCAATGCGCCGAAGAGCTGCTCGGCGCTGCGATGACCGAAGCCAGGCCGGAGCACGACGTAGGCGAAGATGCCCGTGCCCTTGATCGCGTGCGGCACGCCCACGACCGCCGACTCCGCCACCGCCTCGTGCTGGGCGAGCGCGCTCTCGACCTCGGCGGTGCCGAGCCTGTGTCCCGAGACGTTGAGCACGTCGTCGACCCGGCCCGTGATCCAGTAGTCGCCGTCCGCGTCCCGCACGCAGCCGTCGCCGGTGAAATAGAGGGACGGAAAGCGCCCGTAATAGATCTCGCGGAATCTACGGTGATCGCCGTAAAGCGTGCGCGCCTGTCCGGGGAAGGGCCGGGTGATGCAGAGGTTGCCCGTCGCGCCCCCGGCCAGCATCCGGCCCTCGTCGTCGACCACCGCGAGGTCGATCCCGAAGAAGGGCCGCGTCGCAGAGCCCGGTTTGTTTTTCGTGACGAACGGCAAGGGCGTGACCACGATGCCGCCGGTCTCGGTTTGCCAGAACGTATCGACGACGGCCGCCTTTCCGTGGCCGACCTTGTCGTGATACCAGCGCCAGACCTCGGGGTTGATGGGTTCGCCGGCCGATCCGAGCACGCGCAGGGTGCGGCGCTGCGAGCGGGCGAGGATCTCGTCGCCCGCGGCCATCAAGGAGCGCAGCGCGGTCGGCGCGGTGTAGAGCTGGGTCGCGCCGAGGTCGTCGGCGATCTCCCAGAGCCGCCCCGCGTCGGGGTGATTCGGCAGCGACTCGAGGAGCACCGTGGTCGTGCCATTGGTGAGCGGGCCGTAAACGACGTACGTATGGCCCGTGATCCAGCCGAGATC includes:
- the acs gene encoding acetate--CoA ligase, translating into MEDSLKYTQDPTLRHPRIRTMEEYERLYRQSIDDPESFWSARARTLGWFHPPHGTLDVDVEGSDVSWFSGGRLNACFNAVDRHCASRPNKIAIIWAKNEPGQYERISFQKLKHEVGRVANVLKSLGVRKGDRVCLYMPMIPELVYAMLACARIGAVHSVVFAGFSAESLRERILDAGCEVLVTANEALRGPKHIPLKQIADAAVEGLSQVRAVLVARRTELDVPMRPGRDHWLDEVTAKQRSTCPVEWMASEDPLFILYTSGSTGKPKGVLHTTAGYLVYAAFTHATIFDVMPEDVYFCTADLGWITGHTYVVYGPLTNGTTTVLLESLPNHPDAGRLWEIADDLGATQLYTAPTALRSLMAAGDEILARSQRRTLRVLGSAGEPINPEVWRWYHDKVGHGKAAVVDTFWQTETGGIVVTPLPFVTKNKPGSATRPFFGIDLAVVDDEGRMLAGGATGNLCITRPFPGQARTLYGDHRRFREIYYGRFPSLYFTGDGCVRDADGDYWITGRVDDVLNVSGHRLGTAEVESALAQHEAVAESAVVGVPHAIKGTGIFAYVVLRPGFGHRSAEQLFGALKEQVRHAIGPIAAPDGVRVVSGLPKTRSGKIMRRILRKIACGETENLGDLTALADPNVMDELLSAEVRA
- a CDS encoding sodium:solute symporter family transporter, with translation MNGIETSLGRPSATAVVFFLVFISVTLGITGWAARKTKTTSEFFAAGGGVSALQNGLALAGDYMSAASFLGIAGLVAMSGFDGLIYSVGWLVGWPVVTFLIAEPLRNLGKYTFADVVAYRLKQKPVRIASAVGGLTVICFYLIAQMVGAGNLIKMMFGLPYEVALLVVGTVMLLYVLFGGMIATTWVQIVKAVLLLGGATLLALLALVPFGMNPLALFAKAADTYGPEVLAPGKLVSSPVEAISLGLALMFGTAGLPHILMRFYTVPDARAARKSVFYATGLIGYFYLVTFILGFGASVHVGRTAIAGIDKGGNMAALLLAEAVGGRPFLGFVSAVAFATILAVVAGLTLSGAAALSHDLWVGVIKQGQVSEREQLGVARVATIVLAVVAMVLGLLFKGQNVAFMVGLAFAVAASSNFPVLLLSIAWKKFTTRGAVAAMVAGVVSAVVLIWLSPTIQVDLLHKPSALLPLKNPGIITVPLSFVVGIVVSLVWPEPEAQAKFAEVERRIHLGAAASAPAPASDSVVGIAKPTATE
- a CDS encoding catalase; this encodes MMKNDKDVRVDEHSKNRDLDPQRENPTAGTYLTTDQGIRVESTDNSLKVGARGPTLLEDFHFREKLTRFDHERIPERVVHARGSGAHGYFQVYESLADLTKAKFLQDPSVKTPVFVRFSTVAGSRGSADTVRDVRGFATKFYTEEGNFDLVGNNIPVFFIQDGIKFPDVIHAVKPDPDSEMPQASSAHDTFWDFISLMPESMHMIMWHLSDRAIPRSFRMMEGFGVHTFRLVNAEGKSRFVKFHWKPLLGVHSLVWDEALKIAGKDPDFHRRDLWKAIETGAYPEYELGLQIVEEDQADDFAFDLLDSTKIIPEELVPVRRVGKLTLNRNPDNFFAETEQIAFCIQNVVPGIDFTDDPLLHARLFSYLDTQLTRLGGPNFVQIPINRPVARVDNNQQDGFHQHRIPRGRVNYSPNSLGGGCPMAAGAAGFVHYPAQLNAPKVRLRSESFGDHYSQATLFWESMSMPEKEHIVKAAVFELGKVATKAIRERMIEHFGRVDADFARMVAAGLGMHAHAGLGTTVKNAAHAVAQKLSAKRSVEKSPALSQENTPKPGIRTRRIAILAENGVSEAELSAVRAALAAEGAETHVISTTLGTVKTAEGGQVEVDFSSIHVGSILYDAVYVPGGTASVEAMKKMGDPIHFLNESYRHHKPIGATGEGVELIAASQIKGVTVAGAQAAGKLFSEKGVVTVRGASDLKPFITAFIEAITQHRHWDRPEYPAVPA
- a CDS encoding alpha/beta hydrolase gives rise to the protein MPDEYRFFVDGHIPVLKMHHEPRPRPAVIVMHGLGTSMEVHRKEMTAIADHGLTAVGFDAPHHGARRDVWVDEMADLGPPESHVRLLRLLREAVPEVSRIIHHLEREGHGPIGLVGISMGAYIAFAAAAEDPRVRATVPILGSPDWTPRSGPVTDEIRDLMRYAPVHRPTDCARHPLLMFNAGRDVNVPARWSREFARTLAEGHPHLARHVGYVEYPASDHFMRPEDWDDLWPRALGFLRENLSQ
- a CDS encoding DUF485 domain-containing protein, producing the protein MKTDDLERIAKARDRIAIALTAATMVVYFGFILLVAWGKDLLATRIGSGLSVGIALGAAVIVLAWALTGVYVRWANKHYDRALREISGGKGS